The proteins below come from a single Fusarium verticillioides 7600 chromosome 3, whole genome shotgun sequence genomic window:
- a CDS encoding ATPase, which yields MPDPVDKELQPSDTQAASLSPTNFEKSSDSDEDKIREFGEKDAERSEKIDEISEKDESRLADLEEIKTGATEASAITATASGTQAQQKKPWHKKLNPLRWGSPPPVPEKPVQSREHDAGFLSKLTFQWMGPLMHAGYRRPLEENDIWTVNPDRAVEPLTLQMKASFQKRVERGEKHPLFWAMHETFKGEFWTGGACALYTSIIQVISPFTLRYLIQFAADAYVANKTGGPPPHLGKGIGLAFGITLMQITQSLGTNHYIYRGMTVGGQSRGVLIGLIYEKSLVISGRAKAEGALQSNAPGAKDDAEDKKKAKKAKKAKPDASDGTGWGNGRITALQSVDTYRVDQASALFHMVWTSPILCLLTLALLLVNITYSALAGYGLLVIGMPFLTKAIRSLFHRRRAINLITDQRVSLTQEILQSVRFVKFFGWEKAFLERLGDFRNKEIHAIQILLAIRNALNAVSMSLPIFASMLSFICYSLTHSGLTAAEVFSSLALFNGLRIPLNLLPMVLGQVIDAWGSVQRIQEFLLQEEMVEDMTIDTTGDDAIRLERASFTWEKSHKEESEKSEKDKKHTQAQTPQHEPSGDDTSTLVEEREPFKLQDLSFEVKRNELVAVIGSVGSGKSSLLSALAGDMRKTDGHVTFGASRAFCPQYAWIQNTTLKNNIIFGKDMDKNWYKEVIQACALQADLDMLPNGDMTEIGERGITISGGQKQRLNIARAIYFDADIVLMDDPLSAVDAHVGRHIFDNAILGLLKDKCRILATHQLWVLSRCDRIIWMENGKIQAVDTFEKLMKDHKGFQSLMETTAVEEKREEATKPDDGEQPTADEKKKKKKKGAALMTQEEKASSSVSWSVYAAYVRASGSILNAPLVLFLLIVSQGANIVTSLWLSYWTSNKFNLSTGVYIAIYAALGVVQALLMFAFSVILSILGTKSSKVMLRIAVTRVLRAPMSFFDTTPLGRITNRFSRDVDVMDNNLSDALRMFLLTMGMITSVFILIIAFYYYFVIALVPLYIAFVTAAMYYRASAREVKRFESVLRSHVFAKFGEGLTGVASIRAYGLQDRFINELRESIDNMNGAYYITFANQRWLSMRIDLIGVLLVFVTAILVVTSRFSINPSTGGLVLSYILSIVGMMQFSVRQLAEVENAMNAVERLYYYGTELEEEAPSHTVEVRKTWPEKGEIVFDNVEMRYRAGLPLVLSGLTMHVRGGERIGIVGRTGAGKSSIMSTLFRLVEISGGKITIDGLDISTLGLHDLRSRLAIIPQDPTLFRGTVRSNLDPFHEHTDLALWSALRQADLVPANAASPEEARRTNDPSRIHLDTPVEEDGLNFSLGQRQLMALARALVRGAQIIVCDEATSSVDMETDDKIQATMAVGFRGKTLLCIAHRLRTIIGYDRICVMDAGRIAELDTPMELWKRGGIFRSMCDRSGIRVEDIHGAKEEMGLVIGESSQQ from the exons ATGCCCGATCCTGTGGACAAGGAGCTTCAGCCCTCTGATACCCAAGCAGCTTCTCTCTCCCCCACAAATTTCGAAAAGTCCAGCGACTCAGATGAGGACAAGATAAGGGAGTTTGGAGAAAAGGACGCCGAAAGAAGCGAGAAAATTGATGAAATCAGTGAGAAAGATGAATCAAGACTTGCAGATCTCGAGGAAATCAAGACTGGCGCAACTGAAGCTTCAGCAATTACAGCGACAGCATCAGgaactcaagctcaacagaagaagccatggcatAAGAAATTGAATCCTCTCCGCTGGGGCTCGCCACCTCCAGTTCCTGAAAAGCCAGTGCAGAGTAGGGAACATGATGCTGGTTTCCTCAGCAAGTTAACATTCCAATGGATGGGACCGTTGATGCAT GCTGGCTACCGAAGACCCctggaagagaatgacaTCTGGACTGTCAATCCGGACAGAGCCGTGGAGCCACTGACTCTTCAAATGAAAGCATCGTTCCAGAAACGAGTTGAAAGAGGCGAGAAGCACCCCCTATTCTGGGCTATGCACGAGACTTTTAAGGGGGAGTTTTGGACGGGAGGCGCATGTGCCCTCTACACCAGCATTATTCAGGTCATCAGTCCATTCACCCTTCGATACCTCATTCAATTCGCCGCCGATGCGTATGTAGCGAACAAGACTGGTGGGCCTCCGCCCCATCTTGGTAAGGGTATCGGCCTGGCCTTTGGCATCACACTGATGCAAATCACCCAGAGTTTGGGAACGAACCACTACATCTACCGAGGCATGACAGTTGGTGGTCAGAGCAGAGGAGTTTTGATTGGGCTTATCTACGAGAAGTCGTTGGTCATCTCTGGCCGCGCCAAAGCCGAGGGTGCTTTACAGAGCAACGCGCCTGGTGCAAAagacgatgctgaagataagaagaaggccaagaaagccAAAAAGGCGAAACCGGATGCGTCAGATGGTACAGGCTGGGGAAACGGTCGCATCACTGCTCTACAGAGTGTTGATACGTATCGTGTCGATCAGGCATCTGCTCTCTTCCATATGGTGTGGACGTCTCCTATCTTATGTCTCCTCACTCTAGCACTCCTGCTCGTCAATATTACCTACAGCGCCCTGGCCGGTTACGGCTTGCTTGTTATTGGAATGCCGTTCTTGACGAAAGCCATTCGAAGTTTGTTTCACCGGCGACGAGCGATCAATCTAATTACCGATCAACGTGTGTCTCTTACCCAGGAAATTCTGCAGTCAGTCCGCTTTGTCAAGTTTTTTGGATGGGAGAAGGCTTTCCTCGAACGTCTCGGTGATTTCAGAAATAAGGAAATCCACGCCATTCAGATCTTGCTTGCCATTCGAAACGCACTCAATGCCGTCAGCATGTCACTCCCCATCTTCGCCTCCATGCTGTCCTTCATCTGCTACTCCCTCACGCATAGCGGTCTTACGGCTGCGGAGGTTTTCTCCTCACTGGCTTTGTTCAACGGTCTCAGAATTCCTCTGAATTTGTTGCCTATGGTTCTGGGTCAGGTAATTGATGCGTGGGGCTCTGTTCAGCGAATTCAAGAGTTTCTGCTTCAGGAAGAGATGGTCGAAGATATGACAATCGACACCACAGGTGACGATGCGATCCGACTGGAACGCGCCTCTTTTACTTGGGAAAAGTCCCACAAGGAAGAGTCtgagaagagcgagaaggacaagaagcacaCCCAGGCTCAAACCCCTCAGCACGAACCTTCGGGTGATGACACAAGCACTTTGGTCGAGGAGCGAGAGCctttcaagcttcaagatctcAGCTTTGAGGTAAAGAGGAACGAGCTTGTTGCTGTCATCGGATCAGTTGGTAGTGGGAAGAGTTCTCTGCTATCTGCACTCGCTGGCGATATGAGGAAGACAGATGGCCACGTTACCTTCGGTGCGTCTAGAGCCTTCTGTCCTCAATATGCTTGGATTCAGAACACaactctcaagaacaacatcatatTTGGTAAAGACATGGACAAGAATTGGTACAAAGAAGTCATTCAAGC CTGCGCGCTCCAGGCAGATCTCGATATGCTTCCCAATGGCGATATGACGGAAATCGGCGAACGTGGTATTACCATCTCTGGAGGTCAGAAGCAGCGTCTCAATATCGCCCGAGCGATCTACTTCGATGCCGATATCGTTCTTATGGACGACCCCCTCAGCGCTGTTGACGCTCATGTTGGCCGTCATATCTTCGATAACgccattcttggtctcctcaaGGATAAGTGTCGCATCCTTGCCACCCACCAGCTCTGGGTACTCAGCCGCTGTGATCGCATCATTTGGATGGAGAACGGCAAGATTCAAGCTGTCGATACGTTCGAGAAACTCATGAAGGACCATAAAGGATTCCAGTCTCTGATGGAGACAACTGCCGTTGAGGAAAAGCGAGAAGAGGCCACCAAACCCGACGATGGCGAACAACCCACGGCGgacgagaaaaagaagaagaagaagaagggggcTGCCTTGATgacccaagaagaaaaggccagTTCGAGTGTCTCGTGGTCTGTCTACGCTGCCTATGTCAGGGCATCTGGTTCCATATTGAACGCTCCGCTGGTGCTATTCCTCCTGATTGTCTCTCAGGGAGCCAATATCGTGACAAGTCTTTGGTTGTCATATTGGACTTCGAACAAGTTCAACCTCTCTACGGGTGTCTACATCGCGATCTACGCAGCACTTGGTGTCGTGCAGGCTCTCCTCATGTTCGCCTTCTCTGTGATCCTGTCCATCTTGGGAACGAAATCGAGTAAAGTCATGCTTAGGATCGCTGTTACTCGCGTCCTTCGTGCACCTATGTCCTTCTTTGATACGACACCACTTGGACGCATCACGAACCGCTTTTCACGGGACGTTGATGTTATGGACAACAATCTTTCAGACGCACTTCGCATGTTTCTGTTGACCATGGGTATGATCACATCTGTGTTCATACTCATCATTGCGTTCTACTACTATTTTGTGATCGCCTTGGTCCCCCTGTACATTGCATTTGTCACAGCAGCGATGTACTACCGTGCTTCGGCACGAGAGGTCAAGCGTTTCGAATCCGTCCTCAGATCACAcgtctttgccaagtttggcGAGGGCCTCACAGGTGTTGCGTCAATTCGAGCCTACGGGCTGCAGGATCGCTTCATAAACGAATTGCGTGAATCTATCGACAACATGAACGGCGCTTACTACATCACCTTCGCTAATCAGCGGTGGCTCTCAATGCGTATCGATCTCATCGGTGTacttcttgtctttgtgaCAGCCATCCTTGTTGTTACGTCCCGTTTCTCGATCAATCCTTCCActggtggccttgttctGAGTTACATCCTCTCGATTGTTGGCATGATGCAATTTTCTGTCCGCCAACTTGCTGAAGTCGAAAATGCTATGAATGCCGTGGAGAGACTTTACTACTATGGTACTGaacttgaggaggaggctccTTCACATACCGTCGAAGTTCGGAAAACGTGGCCCGAGAAGGGTGAGATTGTCTTCGATAACGTCGAGATGCGATATCGTGCTGGCCTCCCACTTGTCCTTTCAGGATTGACGATGCATGTCAGGGGCGGCGAGCGCATCGGTATCGTTGGGCGTACTGGTGCTGGAAAGAGTTCTATCATGAGCACTTTGTTCCGTCTCGTTGAGATTTCTGGCGGCAAGATTACCATCGATGGCCTCGATATTTCCACCCTTGGACTTCACGATCTCCGATCCCGACTCGCAATTATTCCACAGGATCCCACTCTCTTCCGAGGAACTGTCCGCAGCAACCTCGATCCTTTCCATGAACATACTGATCTCGCACTGTGGTCTGCTCTTCGCCAAGCGGATCTTGTTCCTGCCAACGCTGCATCGCCCGAAGAAGCACGCCGTACAAACGACCCCTCACGTATACATCTAGACACCCCTGTCGAGGAAGACggcctcaacttctcacTTGGCCAAAGACAGCTCATGGCACTCGCACGAGCTCTTGTCCGAGGCGCCCAGATCATCGTTTGCGACGAGGCCACTTCCTCGGTGGATATGGAGACAGACGATAAGATCCAGGCTACCATGGCAGTTGGTTTCCGCGGCAAAACACTTCTGTGCATCGCTCATCGACTGCGAACCATCATTGGCTACGATCGCATTTGTGTCATGGATGCAGGACGTATCGCTGAGCTTGATACACCGATGGAACTGTGGAAAAGAGGCGGTATCTTTCGCAGCATGTGTGATCGCAGTGGTATCAGGGTTGAAGATATACATGGTgcgaaagaagaaatgggTCTGGTGATAGGAGAAAGCAGCCAACAGTGA
- a CDS encoding CMGC/GSK protein kinase (At least one base has a quality score < 10), whose product MSAHRPNAFNSLRMGEVIREKVQDGVTGETRDLQYTQCKIVGNGSFGVVFQTKLSPSGEDAAIKRVLQDKRFKNRELQIMRIVRHPNIVQLKAFYYSNGERKDEVYLNLVQEFVPETVYRASRFFNKMKTTMPILEVKLYIYQLFRALAYIHSQGICHRDIKPQNLLLDPNSGILKLCDFGSAKILVPNEPNVSYICSRYYRAPELIFGATNYTTKIDVWSTGCVMAELMLGQPLFPGESGIDQLVEIIKVLGTPTREQIRTMNPNYMEHKFPQIKPHPFNKVFRKADANAIDLIARLLEYTPTERQSAIDAMVHPFFDELRDPNTKLPDSRHGTGQLRELPALFDFTRHELSIAPSLNQKLVPAHIRPVLASQGLDIDHFTPLTEQEMMAKLD is encoded by the exons ATGTCGGCTCATCGGCCAAACGCTTTCAACAGCCTCCGGATGGGAG AGGTGATCCGCGAGAAGGTCCAAGATGGAGTGACTGGAGAAACTCGGGACCTGCAATACACGCAATGCAAGATTGTCGGAAATGGCTCCTTCGGTGTTGTTTTCCAGACCAAGCTGTCGCCATCTGGAGAGGATGCTGCCATCAAGCGAGTCCTTCAGGACAAGCGATTCAAG AACCGTGAGCTCCAAATCATGCGCATTGTCCGCCACCCCAACATTGTTCAGCTGAAAGCTTTCTATTATTCCAATGGTGAACGT AAAGATGAGGTTTACTTGAACCTCGTCCAAGAGTTCGTGCCCGAGACCGTCTACCGAGCCTCTCGATTTttcaacaagatgaagactaCCATGCCTATCCTGGAGGTCAAGTTGTACATCTACCAGTTATTCAGAGCCTTGGCGTACATTCACTCTCAGGGCATCTGTCACCGAGACATCAAACCTCAGAACCTTCTCCTGGATCCCAACAGCGGCATCCTTAAGCTTTGCGATTTCGGAAGTGCGAAAATTTTGGTCCCTAATGAGCCCAACGTTTCGTACATCTGCTCCCGGTACTACCGTGCACCTGAACTTATCTTCGGTGCGACAAATTATACCACAAAGATTG ATGTGTGGTCTACTGGCTGTGTGATGGCTGAACTGATGCTTGGTCAACCTCTTTTCCCTGGCGAGTCCGGTATTGATCAGCTCGTTGAAATTATCAAGGTCCTGGGCACTCCTACTCGAGAACAAATTCGAACCATGAACCCCAACTACATGGAGCACAAGTTCCCCCAGATCAAGCCTCATCCATTTAACAAGGTCTTCCGAAAGGCTGATGCCAATGCTATTGACCTCATCGCCCGCCTCCTTGAGTACACCCCAACCGAGCGACAGTCAGCTATCGATGCTATGGTTCATCCTTTCTTTGACGAGCTTCGGGACCCCAATACAAAGCTCCCTGATTCGCGACACGGCACTGGCCAGCTTCGTGAACTCCCTGCGCTTTTCGATTTTACACGCCATG AACTCTCAATCGCCCCCAGCCTGAACCAAAAGCTTGTTCCAGCACACATTCGACCCGTGCTAGCATCTCAAggccttgatatcgaccATTTCACACCCTTGACGGagcaggagatgatggcgaaACTCGATTGA
- a CDS encoding elongator complex protein 2 produces MDTLLTAEIAANAPRYRRKSSTFIDAIHDIPHGQDLAPAQLYSTMSGRLFHSGRIAIVMVGPPARGKTHICVSMARYLGWLGVKSRIFHLGDYRRATVGPDGSIPDDYFFPNASPASVILRQKILKKCREDIYSWLNHDNGQVAIYDAVNPTANGRRSLAKEFAKHDVQTLFIESFVDDERILRENARNVKISSPDFAGMEPDEAAKLYLQRIEMKIPVFETMNEKELNYIKMINAGEKFFYNNVSFNYLAHRIVFYLTNLHIKSRKTFFARAGTTAEEDSYKADAPLSQEGRDYAQKMSEALLKHREQERLTTIEEGGPDVPLPPLTVWTSTRMRTVQTSDVLKEKGYKVRQRTQLSQINPGVCEKMSERMIRQIYPDEVEKHELDPYHHRYPRAESYHDLAVRLEPIILELEREQHDLLIIAHESVLRVLYAYLMHCSTTDIPVINFPRDEIIEIIPAAYQNEAKRIHIPGLDPQIVPGSPQDIKIPVPSSGVVSAQLSPIPSGIGTPAEHVERPPEKVINTAKDMVADKVNDED; encoded by the exons ATGGATACTCTTCT AACCGCCGAGATTGCGGCCAATGCCCCTCGGTACCGTCGCAAGAGCTCTACATTTATTGATGCCATTCATGACAttcctcatggccaagacttgGCCCCGGCTCAGCTCTACAGTACCATGTCTGGCCGATTGTTTCACTCTGGCCGCATTGCAATTGTCATGGTAGGACCGCCTGCACGTGGGAAAAC ACACATATGTGTTTCCATGGCACGTTATTTAGGATGGCTTGGCGTGAAATCTCGTATCTTTCACCTTGGCGACTACCGTCGAGCAACTGTTGGTCCTGATGGATCTATTCCCGATGACTATTTCTTCCCCAACGCATCGCCTGCCTCTGTCATTCTGCGCCAGAAAATACTGAAGAAATGCCGTGAGGACATATACTCCTGGCTGAATCACGACAATGGGCAAGTCGCCATTTACGATGCAGTGAACCCTACTGCCAATGGACGGCGTTCACTGGCCAAGGAATTTGCAAAGCACGATGTTCAA ACTCTTTTCATCGAGTCatttgtcgatgatgaacgCATCCTTCGTGAGAATGCGAGAAATGTCAAGATCTCGTCCCCTGAC TTCGCTGGTATGGAACCTGATGAAGCCGCTAAGCTATACCTTCAGAgaattgagatgaagattccCGTATTTGAAACCATGAATGAGAAGGAGCTCAACtacatcaagatgatcaacGCCGGGGAAAAGTTCTTCTACAACAACGTCAGCTTCAATTATCTTGCCCACCGAATCGTCTTCTACCTCACCAACCTGCATATCAAATCACGGAAGACCTTCTTTGCCCGGGCTGGTAccacagcagaagaagactCTTATAAGGCCGATGCCCCTCTGTCCCAAGAGGGGAGAGATTATGCCCAAAAAATGTCCGAGGCTCTTTTGAAGCATCGAGAGCAGGAACGCCTGACAACCATCGAGGAAGGGGGTCCAGATGTGCCTCTGCCGCCACTCACAGTTTGGACATCGACTCGTATGCGTACGGTGCAAACTTCTGACGTCCTGAAGGAGAAAGGCTACAAGGTCCGTCAGCGAACACAACTCAGTCAAATCAATCCAGGCGTATGCGAGAAGATGTCAGAGCGTATGATTCGCCAGATCTACCCCGATGAGGTCGAAAAGCACGAATTAGACCCTTACCACCACCGGTATCCGCGTGCAGAG TCATACCATGATCTGGCTGTCCGCCTGGAGCCCATCATTCTCGAACTCGAGCGAGAACAGCACGACCTTCTCATCATTGCCCACGAATCTGTGCTTCGAGTTCTCTACGCTTATTTAATGCACTGCTCTACCACTGACATCCCAGTCATCAATTTTCCACgcgacgagatcatcgagatcatccCAGCAGCATATCAAAATGAGGCCAAGCGTATACATATTCCTGGCCTGGATCCCCAGATCGTCCCCGGGTCACCTCAAGACATCAAAATTCCTGTTCCTAGCAGCGGAGTTGTGAGCGCACAACTGTCCCCTATCCCTAGTGGCATTGGAACTCCTGCTGAGCATGTCGAGCGACCTCCCGAGAAGGTTATCAACACTGCCAAGGATATGGTTGCTGACAAAGTCAACGATGAAGACTAG
- a CDS encoding tRNA pseudouridine55 synthase, translating into MRLPRKTLKMAADQVREGVFAINKPCGQSSAQVIRECQQAFNPSSFFKPLIDSEVAKRISESGKEFARRKLIKKASQVKIGHGGTLDPLATGVLILGIGSATKSLPQFLECTKTYETIVVFGAATDTYDRVGRILTKRPYEHITREKVEKELETFRGRQMQIPPLYSALKMNGKPLYEYAREGKPIPRQIEGREVEVKDIELVEWYEPGKHNHRWPTEEAEAAERNLAEQVWRVKKQQETNKKLSPEEKQQDDKAIAAHESFKRSFEERQDALIKDAPSKRSRKSKEPPMMSGALGQLPQPTYSNKGSNLVPESPDTSTPPPWSDQGPPAVKVRLTVTSGFYVRSFCHDLGAKLDSAALMAELARTRQSDFEVGNDNCLEYEDLAKGEEVWGPQVARMLESWSKNKPQAPAGNKSNKKKTESKGNSSPKWKQDKQQTPSKGEKRRRSNSPDEKESPPRKSIALESQESSKPVKEPKSETPKSETAIRSEDEKSWNGIED; encoded by the exons ATGCGACTTCCCCGAAAGACATTGAAGATGGCAGCGGACCAGGTCCGAGAAGGCGTCTTTG CCATCAACAAGCCTTGCGGCCAAAGCTCAGCGCAAGTCATTCGCGAATGCCAGCAAGCATTCAATCCCTctagcttcttcaagccattgaTCGATTCCGAGGTCGCAAAGCGCATTAGCGAATCCGGCAAAGAGTTCGCCCGtcgcaagctcatcaagaaagCTTCGCAGGTCAAGATTGGCCATGGAGGAACCTTAGATCCTCTTGCTACGGGTGTTCTCATCCTGGGCATTGGATCAGCCACCAAGTCTCTTCCCCAGTTTCTGGAATGCACCAAGACGTACGAGACCATTGTCGTATTTGGCGCCGCGACCGATACCTACGACCGAGTAGGTCGCATTCTGACCAAGCGGCCATATGAGCATATCACTCGCGAAAAAGTTGAGAAGGAGCTCGAAACGTTCAGGGGCCGTCAGATGCAAATCCCGCCCCTATACTctgccttgaagatgaacggGAAGCCTCTGTATGAGTATGCGCGCGAAGGCAAGCCCATTCCACGACAGATTGAGGGTCGAGAAGTCGAGGTTAAGGACATCGAGCTGGTGGAATGGTATGAGCCTGGGAAGCACAATCACCGATGGCCAACCgaggaagctgaggctgcAGAGCGCAACCTGGCGGAGCAGGTCTGGAGGGTTAAGAAGCAACAGgagaccaacaagaagttgagcccagaggagaagcaacAGGACGATAAAGCGATAGCGGCGCACGAATCGTTCAAGCGCAGCTTTGAGGAGCGTCAGGATGCGCTTATCAAAGATGCACCATCGAAGCGATCACGGAAGTCCAAAGAGCCTCCCATGATGTCTGGCGCTCTTGGACAGCTACCACAGCCGACATACTCTAATAAGGGCTCGAACCTGGTTCCAGAGTCGCCCGATACAAGCACACCTCCCCCATGGAGTGACCAAGGACCTCCCGCCGTGAAGGTCCGGTTAACTGTAACATCTGGATTCTACGTCAGGAGTTTCTGCCATGACCTAGGGGCCAAGCTAGATTCAGCTGCTCTTATGGCAGAGCTTGCTCGGACACGCCAGAGCGATTTCGAAGTCGGAAACGACAACTGTCTCGAATACGAGGATCTGGCCAAGGGTGAAGAGGTTTGGGGGCCTCAAGTTGCTCGTATGCTCGAGAGTTGgagcaagaacaagccaCAAGCACCCGCTGGTAACAAGTCGAATAAGAAGAAAACTGAGTCGAAGGGTAATAGCTCACCTAAATGgaaacaagacaagcaacAAACTCCCAGCAAGGGAGAGAAGCGAAGACGATCGAATTCTCCAGACGAGAAAGAATCGCCGCCTCGAAAGTCGATAGCTCTTGAGTCCCAGGAGTCCTCCAAGCCTGTGAAGGAACCCAAGTCAGAGACGCCAAAGTCAGAAACCGCAATTAGgtctgaggatgagaaatCATGGAACGGCATTGAGGACTGA